The following DNA comes from Rhipicephalus microplus isolate Deutch F79 chromosome 6, USDA_Rmic, whole genome shotgun sequence.
TATACACCAGTGCGCTCGCagtccgtcacacggcttctttcaacattttgcgggctttctttacaacgtgcaAAAATAACAGTGCGGGAcatatcgtacaggaaacaatttagtcggtggtttctgaaactGCTCTACGTCTCAGTGTTGATATTTTGGGTTCCGAGCCCATAATAAAAATTAGGTAACTAAGAAATATTATTTAAGATTATTGtgggaaataaaaaaattgcctgaATACCTACAGGCTAGAGCGAGTAGTAGGCGTTTGGTTTATTTAGactcctaagtgcctttcactttcaaattcttggctcaagttatgtggggcACACCCTGTATATAGGCACtgtattttgacctccaagattgTGACAGTGGGAATTCTCCTGTGCGTTTCTGgagaaaaattcgcagcgtgcggaTTCACTAAAAGGGGACAGCAGGTCTCAGTTTCCGATCGGAGTCGTCTGTCTCTCACTGGCCATTTGCAGCGATTGGTATGTTCTAATAAGAAACACCGGTCCATTACTGCTtgctttgcacccccccccccccccccagatttctctcctgcgcaacgcacCGATGAGCGCCAGCATCCATgttgccgccagtgtaagcgttagcacccgctTCTTAGCATGTACacgtggttccctttagcggaagATGGTGTAAATTTTTGCACCATCTGTTCAGCAGCTGTTCAGATCTTAATCCCATTCCCTACTGAGGGCTCTACGCACGCGCCTGTAGAAGCGCGGGGAGACATAcctgcacgtgaaaaaaaaaaactggacacacCTAGCACTAGTGGCTAAAGGCAGAGCGGAACTGACCGTTTACTAGCCGGTGCTCGCCAAACGAAGTCACGCCAAGTCATGCTGAGTTAAGTAGAGCGTTGCCGAGTGATGCCAAGTTCTAGTCGAGTCCAACATAGTCATCACTGAACGTTTCGGTCGTACTACGTCGTGCACTAGATTAAACAAGCCGGGTCAAGCAATCTTACTTCTTAGGGCACCACGATTCCCGGTAAGGGACTTCTTTATCGAGAGTGTGAGCTTTCTTCGATCTTTCCATGCCTGCGTTTGGTGGCACTTGCCGTTGCCACCACGCGCCGGCTTTGTACACCATGAAGAAGCGCAAGAGCAGTTGGCCGTAACGTCCTCTCTGGCGCGACCGTGTGGTTGCGCGCAGCCTCCAAGCAAGCGAGTTGGTGGTGGGGCGAAGCAGGCACATAACTGTGCAGTGGGTTGCTAGGCAATGGTTAGGTATGTCATGGCAATGTAGAGTTATTTTCCTGCTTATTTATAGTTGCATCAAGGGCGGCCAGCCTAAACAGCTCCACTgttaaaaactttatttttctcaGTATTTCAGCGtgcataactgaaaaaaaaaattctgccgtGAAAAACCGAATGTATTTTTCTACTACTTTCTTGCAGCAGCTGTGAAGAATGGCTACGTATTAAATGGTAACCTGTGAACACCTCAACTTATGCCTTGTTCATTCTGCCATGTCGATGGTCCCTTTTCGCGTTTGATGTGGTGTTTTAGGCTTTCAGAATATTTCGCTGCTGTTCCAACTTGACCAGTTGGGAACTGCAACCAGCGAAGCTTCTTCGCATGATGCATTGCCAGACAATGAGACGCGCAACGTGTGACGTTGCATCAAGGACCGCTTTTGTGCACTTTTTATGACCTAATAGGTTTCCAATATTCTACACGACATGTTCTCAAAAGTTTTGGCCCTGGGAAATCAAACGGCTATTCCAGAAAGCAGAATACCTTAGCTCCTATTGCGCTTTTCTACAAAAGTTTGTATATTAGTAATTTAGGTGGCGtagaggcaagcccttgacgtctccTCATGAAAGGTGGCCACCTAAACCTGTTGGTTTCTGAtgataaagtttattcctcctcctaaTTGAGGTAAAACGGCAGTGTGCCTCACCTGTTCTGGCCGCTCGCAAAACCCTGAGGCATCCTTTACAGAACCCCAGAGTTCCGCGGAACTCAGTTGGAGAACCTTATTATATAGACTATCATTTCTGAACAAAGTAATATAGTATGGTTGATTTAGCTAGGTTCTTATAGAAGTGAACTAAAAGACGTACTGGAAGTGGAAACAATAAGCAAATTGAGATTACGGAAGTAAAAAATTCGTATGCGTGAGTGACCTGAGAGAAAGGTGGGGCTCTATTAGAATTTCAGCACGATATATAATCCATACTGTCAGCAATAGTTATTATCAGCATCATTGTGATTTATTAGGCAAAAAAAGAGCATAATCAAGTTCTGCAAAAGCAGAGAAGGGCTAAAAAGAAAGCCATGCTCCCATAACCAGAGTTCAAAAGCTCGATTCTTAATCAGTCGGGGCTAGAAGTCACTGAAATAGCAGCGATGTGACGGTGCACTGAGAGGATTACAAATGATGCGCTTGCTTTAATTACACAAAAGTACACAGCAGTCATTCAGATCAAACGTTTCACACTACAATTGTCAGCTTTACGCATTCCATTTCGATTGAGCATGTATGTTATCCATCACACAATTCAGGCCTCATCAAGTCGTCATAGGGAACCCGGACTAAGGTTTTCTGCCACATGTTTGATCTGTATGTACTTTTAAATACAACGTTTTCCCTCAATATATGATTTGGTTTCTCCTTTCTGAACAGGTCTATACTACCTGGCGACTGGACCTATACATGGACAAGGTGGTCTCCAGGAGGCAGTTCTTCTGAGACAAAAAATTTTGCTAGATCCTCTTCCATTCTGTCTTTGATTTGCGCATTAACACCTTACAAGCTCAGGCAAACACGCGCACAAACACGACCGATACATCAGACGGCCCAAGTCGCAATTAAAACCCCGCATGGCGTTTTTACCAGCCACGAGGGTGGACCAAGGTGCCTTATGTAGGTTatttaaaaggccactcaccaggtttgacaattttcagctaacaagcgcaatgcgtagaaacatttctaaaaccaaggaggttacgcccagcgagtataacgtagcaaccctttcttgtctgatagtgctcaatgtaaatgccaatggctgctcatggcgaatgagagacaggaaaatcggcatttagttaacgcacacgctgcgaattttttattgttcaacaacgctggTAGGAGAAACAGACTGGCGCGGGATTTGCAAAAGAAAATCGGCAAGTGCAAAAAAGTGGTCTTCGTTGACGTGGCTCGTTACGCGCGCAAACGCGGCTTCGTGGCTGCGGTGGTCGACCACGAAGGCAAATGCAAGACGGGCGTTACGGTTGAAACCCAACACGCAGAGACGACCGAGGAGGTGGCCATCGCCCTTGCGATGGCCATCACTGAGGCCGAAATAGTGATCAGTGACTCGCAGGTGGCGATACAAAACTAGGCTAACCGCTGGGTGTCGCGGGAGGCGCTGCATATATTGACGATCAGCGCGGGAAGAATACGAAACAAAAATGATACATTTGTGATATGGACACCTGCCCACACGCACTGCCCTCTGGCCGGCAACAAGGCTGTAGACGTGGCGGCTCGAGAGCTCACGAACCGAGCAGTTGCGCATGCCGATGCCGCCTCTAGCGAGGCCACATGCGGGAAAGTGTGCGAGTGGGAGGAACGTGTGACTAGCTACAGTGAGATTACGCAGCACTACAAGCTCGGTAGGCgtaaatacccaccaccacatAGCAAATTAACTAAGAAGCAGTCAGTTGCATGGAGACAATTCCAAACAGACACTTTTCCAAATCCAGTGATCTTTCGCCTCTGTTACCCTTACCTGTATTCGACAGATAAATGCAAAGCATGCGATTCCCGGGCAACCCTGGGGCATATGTTATGGGAGCGCTCGAGTCTCAATGACACAGTCAGCAGTACAAACGAggaggcagtctcgaaccgcCGGGCACGCTGGGAGGTGGCTCTGCTTAGCCTCGCCTTAGAACAActatgggccgtccagcgagccgaagaagccgCGCGAGCCCAAGGGGTCGCGGCCGAGGCCTAGGCCGGGGTTCAAGCCCGCTCCGATTTCTCATCGGCGAATTcttaataaatgttgtttctctctctctctctctctctctctctctctcaacaacgcacagaaaaaatctcccaccagcgccaccttgcaggtcaaagcgtaagacatgttacgtactacgacgagggacgaacgggtgccgctttaaaaagcttcgcccctaaaaacactttttttcagctcgtaatgaaccgaataaataaaaatttgtgggaaaatgttcctcatcggacaccaacaacttccacggtctaactaaaattctgTATGGGGCCTGATGAGTGCCCTTTAGGATATTGTCGGAACGGTGCTTGAAGAGCGCTCCTCTAAGGTAGTTGGAAGCTGGCGCCGATCCTGATAAATGTGTTTCTTCGTGGCCATTTCCTTGCTTCTGCTGCAATTTTTTAATTGTGAGTCTTTCCCAACTTGTTTGAACCAAGATCCTTTTTTCTACGCGACTTCGGCAGTTCTACACATGAACAACAAAATTGCATATAGAATGATTGAAGTCGGTGCGAGTTTCACCGCTACATCATGCATTGTGGTCGCTTTCAATTTTCGTAAGTACAATCGAATGAATCCCTCTATATTTGTCTTGCATTCGACAACCACGCGTTTTTCGGGGTGTCTCGGTGATTTATTGATTACATTCATGATCGAAAGACGTGAGGCGCCTATCCAGTTATGGGGACTCGTAAACAGTCGGTAGGATGAATAGTGATTAAAATGAAGTCAATCCGTAGTAAAGCGCAACATGTGACTTGTAACGAATGGCTTCTTCACTAGAACACCGTATCAAATATTGAAAGTAAATCTTTCAAAATAAGCATTTCAAAAGTTAGTGCATCTAGCAATAAATCGTGCAAGGCTGCGTCACGTTTCGGGTGCTGCAACGTGGCGGCAAGTTTCAGCTTCTGTCGTCAGCCATCCGTACAGAATACTCGGGAAGTCAGAAACGCGTGCATATTGATATTTTTTAATGCGAATGTATTTCTTATTTGGGCTATATGTCAAAcgtccgtcgggatccgtccaccgccctctcccatTGAAATAACTGCGGGTGCGCTCGCCCCTAGCAACAGGTGcccccatgatgatgatgatgatgatgataatgattccACGGccttggctcgtacccactcagggggatcggccaagaatcgacttcttaattcagtaagatttcttttatattcaatatcgaaaccacccacaggagaaaaaaaagaaaagacaccctaggcagaatgaaaggagtgcaagagttgtttgtcactcgttcagatcagaCAATCCTTCATTACATTGAATAGGCATTAGCGTGGTTAAGCAAAGCTGCTGTTTGGGTTGGATTATTTTGCAgaaataataatcacgcaattaaaagctgaattgttttactttcattaaggcacttgcaaactgcatagaaaacgttctcgtggctgaagcccagatcggaagaaccgaaggaaagtattttttcaATTGTGAAGTTCAGCCCAGACTAGCGAATGGGAGGACGAAGAGTGTTTTTCTCAGCAATtggtatcggcgacatgataaaaaatagtactctattgtttctgattctgaacaaaagttgcatagcggtgatatcgccagactagccctatgtgaatagaaatttaacgggggaaCACGACATCGGAATCTGGTTACTATGGTTTCaaactgtcttgtaggacaccaaaAAATTTTCTACGAAAATCTaaagtgagtaaattctggtgttgacattATTGCTTCTATAGTGTCTGCACGAAGCACGAAATTTCtccaccatgtcacgcttcgtAGCTGTCAGCAACCGCTGCGGGCGCACTCACTTATTTTAACCACGCACGTAGCTACTAGAACTGCAAACGCATACCACGTTTCTCGTCTCTCGCGATAGATAAATGCCATGGCGCCAGCGAACAGCGCTATTGGCTGTACGGTGTAAACTATATTCTtataacgctgggttctcacgtgcgaaatgcGGTAATGGACGCTTCACAATGCACTTGTTTTTCTCACAATTTCCTTCGGAGAGGTGGGGGAATTTTATCTACGGCCCATGGCAAGCCACACTGATAAGAGATTAGCTGTGGTGTGGTGGTTCATAAAACGCGCATATTTCACAAAATGAGGCAAATTCCTTTAAGGTAAAGATTTTCTTTTTAATCGTATTGCAAAATACCTGAATGGTCACTCGTACAATCGCCATTCAGTATATGCCATAGGGGTCTACATACGGTACTCAAAATGTCTGTGTTTCAATACGCCAGGGGCAAAGAACTCAGGCGACATTGCTGCGATCGTAGTATCACCCACGTAATTGAAGGTTCGCACATATAATGCGTCTTtataagcccaaactccataagcgcgaaaatgcacgcgacagcgacgagcgacgcgacgtagatcggcgtcgcgcgatcagtcgctagcgcaggcaaacctcattcacgcgacggcttcggcgagcgaattccactgttgctggcatgaggccgtcaaccaaggaggttatacttagattagtataacctccttgccgtcaactcgcaccaagaaaaccgcgtagcgagcggctttcaatttaaaaataagatatattgttgtgtaatggaacggaaagtgtttattattgccttgcagcatttttatatgcgcatgcgtaataaacattgcgttatttcttgttgcgcatacgtgactcgggcagggtcacgtgcacctatgtagtcttcgtcttttccggtttttcgctattggctgcttgagcccagcacttccgggcgatgagcgacggtttccaaatctggagaaccgagcgatcgcgcgaaaacgagcacgcgacacgtcgcgcgaacgccctgtttcgtcgctcatttgcgtcgctcgtcgctgtcgcgtgcattttcgcgcttatggagtttgggctatAGGGCTCTTTTCATTTGGAAGAAAGTCAGAGTAAATAAACCGAAGTAGTTTAAGGATAATTCTTCAGCAATAACACCTACATAACTTGAACAGAGTTTGCTCTCACTCACAGTCCCTGATTTGACGCTTTAGTTATTCTCTTGCAGAAGTTGTGAATACTCCGTAGAAGAAGGCTGCCCCTTTGAACGAGGGCCTCTGTCGTCCTGTTTCTTCAGGGGCTCCCGCACGATGCGTCGCACAAGAGGCTGTGGAGCACGCACGTTGCACTCAATTGGACCATCGGATGACTTCTGCGGATCGACTTTCTCCTCGTACGACATCAGCGTGCGAAATGCTGCCAACTGTTCGGGTGACACTTTGGTGGGCTGCTTGTATAAAATCCAGGTGACGTTCTCGTACCACGGTGGTGTCGTCAGCGAGCCTTCGTACGTCCAGTAGCTACTGCTGGTTGGAATCGGTGAGGAGACGTCTAGAGGCTGCTGCAGTACCCGCTTCATGCCCTTGTGCTTGATGTGCGGGATGCAGTCGACGACGCTCCGAAGCAGCGGGCTAGCTGCACCTTCTtccaagaacacagccaccacggCGAGACCCTCTTCAGATGAAGCTGCCTCCACGAATGACTTGTACTTGTCGGCGTTGAAATGGACCCAGTGCAGTTCACCGGCATACTGCTTCCCGTCGACACGGTGCTCGCTGCCGGTGTTGTTGGTCTTGCCCCAGTGGGCATGAAACCGATCCAGTTGGTAGTGGTGTTGCAGAGGTCCCCCGCGAAGGTTTGGTTCCGCCACCTTGACGCTCACTTCCCATGTGTTACCGGTGTTGGAGATGCTCGTAGACAGTAGGCCAGTATCGTCCCACTGCAACGGGTTGTCCCTCAAATAGGGATCAGGTGTGACGTCTTTTGTCACAATATTAACAGGTGACTGCTTGTTTCCAATGCGTTTAGTGCTATTTGCCATACTCTTCGCTAAATAGCACTTAGGAACGCAGTCAAACAGCGTGTTTACGGAGGACATGCCTGTGGGAGGGCAAATGCGCTTGAAAAATTTCCAACGAAAGTTAGAACAGGGACGAACCTTGCCTTTGGGAACGGTTTCGTAAACGAGCTTGACGCCGCCGGAAACGCATCTCTCACGAAGTAACGATGATGGCAATGATCCTCTTCTTGATGTAGCTTACTAACTAAGGGGCAGAAACTGATCGGCAGGCAGTTTCATTACACAAAAAATTGGATGAGTACTTGTCGTTCCCCAGACGCGTAGGCAAGCTGCCGCACATCGTCTTCTTCTAAACCAGCTTCCAAAAAAATGTCGTTGCTATCGAGGAATTAAGTAAAAACAGTCTCCATACTCTCTCTGCCTACAATTTATAATTGACTATTCAATTTAGAGTCTTAAAAACACCAGCTAACATCAAACATCAACATCAAAACATTAGCCAAATGTTGAGCATGACGTGGAGAGCCTTGCTAAAGCTTGTCTTGTAATGAATTGGTGGCGAAAACCTGCATGCATTCTAATAAAGGTGAAAACTTTTGCTGACCTTTCTTGTAAATCTAAATATTAgcatcaataatttttttcaccttCAGCGACCTCTTCATTCATGTTTCTACATCATATTCAGCATGGAGAAGACTCACATATTAGGCGAGTTGGTGAGgtttcataataaaaaaatggcccatgattcactgcaaatgtcgtcgaaacgcGATGGCCTTGCGTCTGGATAGAGTAAATATAACATTTATTGGATGTtcttgttgtgttctgggttttcggtttcggttttggaatgacatgtgaggatgccagggggcgccgctctggcatccaggactTCAAGGCGACTAAAcgagtgtgcgttgggtaaccgtggagcgCGGTTGTtgttctcttcggcgcttcgcgccaacccgcgtgttcgggctggtcggcgtccccgccggccgcgtacgtctccgtcggccgtcttcttcttctgcttcgtcgggaccagccagcccccaactgagcaatggcgacgaggacgtgtAAAAACCCATTTTgttctccgtgttcgtctttttcttgcttctttttaaactatttttttcagattggcttcattttcattttagtttcatttaagtatcctgccgcccggttcttggcccatccccctctatggatgagcgccatccataagaggtcatcatcatcatcatcatcttgcttctaacggacctaccctgctaaccctagacgctctttgttcccagcaagatGGCTGCTGCATGCTGCGTCGCTCcattccttcttcattcagctacgccgcctctgtcgtcttcttcaaacagtgtactggcgtcattttcttctcgtctgcacctctccattcttcttgcttgaaatggcgtctactattccacctcccctatttcttcattcgcccggagacccggcacttccgtgggcggactggaaattggtgtttcaggcctactcAGATGcggccggggaggacgccagcaagcccgagcgtcgcaaggccctgctgctcaacgcgttgggccctgccgggttaaagctcttctatactttggacgccaccaacgcgttgccgacgccagcgtcgggcgatgccttcaagaatgctgttgcttttttcgatgagcattttaaagatgtctcgtgcgattatctcgcaggCGTagaattccaagaaaggcgacaactGCCTGGCGAactagtcgccgagttcattacatCTCTTTGAACGCTCGCCGCGTcatgcggcttcggcgcgctcgaggacgatatgatccgccatcagcttttcaccagggtagcctcgcaaaacgtccactgccgcatgcttcaaaaaggctcctcgatttcattatccgaggccctctcgattgcgcgagaggacgagcttattcgctcccagttggagcaattcgctccgcattcagtgcagcaactttctgctgcggggggccaaggcggtggctctttgtttcacgggacgcgtcaacatggcggcccttcatcttcgtctcggcgcggtggccaacatggatgcccgcctgcacagtccttccgtggcggccaacaaggcggcctctctgcgtcgcgggggcgagcgagaggcgaccccattccgccatatcctggttttcaggaacagcaccaaGCTCCTAACTCGCATttgcaattttcttctccaagcgcaaccgcgcattgctttcgttgcggatcggctcggcatttggccaattttgcgcagtgtcccgcgagaaaccgcacttgtcttgcgtgcggaaaaatcggacattttcagtccgtatgcaattcccgtccagcaaatcttcctgaaccagtttcttcaTCCGCTCCTTCTAGCAAtgcacagaccaatacggtcactgttttaaatgtgaatgGCCTCaacactacgtccgagcccagcttcgtagcttcagtgggccatgtgcccttgtcatttctcgtggacactggtgctcagtctctttaatcagtgccgctgactttcatagtcatttttccaacatttgGCTTTtcccttcacacgtcgttctagaaacatattccaaggaaacgattgataatttaggtcattttacagctcaggtctcctatcgcagtcgcactgtttccattactttttatgtaactgccaatggcagctcgcttttgggacgtgatgccatcagggctttgttcatcaacatcgtcggtgcgtctatgacgtgtgctcaagtcgacgtccaagatgatcttccggccaacgcgccttctgaattccaccagctgttcacccgtgaactgggttgtgtgtgCGGTTTTTTGCATAAaatgatgcgtcgaccaggtgtgtacCCTGTGCGTGcaaagctgcgccgcattccttttcttctccgtgagcaagtctctgcggaactgtctcaccttcaagccagcggaatcatcgagcctgtctctgcttccgactgggtttctccactggtcatcgttgtaccaggcgggccaccgcttaataaatcgggatgatcccacctcacctggccaccttgagagagggcgcgcgcgcggcgcggcagccatcaataaacagtcccttgctagctagcgtctcgtgtggttgtgtctttgctgagcgcgtaaagcagaacatggtgtcagaagtgtaacagtcgaaccctgcgctgaagatggactgcctaccaccacccgagccacttgtactgacaaatactccggccgacaactggaaaaagttccgccaacgaatcgaactctacttcaaagctactgagaccaacaagaaacggacgccagcacagaaggctgccatctttctacacgtcgcgggcccagaggcaattgaagtgtttaacaccctacctctatcagcagaacaacgagaggactatgactcgatcgtcaaagccttcgaagactactgcacgcctcggtgcaacgagacattcgagaggttgccacagtagccacagcgtcgacgttgtccgctcgtacgagactgtccggcagcgtttgcaattttttcgactctctgcactttcgcttcgctttcaagagcccggttctgcgttgctgccagttccgcgtttaatgctcgcgtttaaggcttcgattaatgtaccgcgggtctaggcatattcgcatgcggccattcttcttcataataagaacaagtggactcacccagtctgacggctcttccattttgcatatgatgccctgcgagaccatccgggccaactcctgcttaagtggcgctcgcagtgcgtgtggcactttcctcggcggcatgatcgtggggcgcgcatcatccttcattgccagcgaatatggtctacggatgcagcccagaccgtggaataactccgggaactcggtgacccagtcggtgctaacgtcacttcttgaagatacatcgtgaacgcgggaaatcagcccgaaacgtttcatgaaggccatttgggaatgagcaagtgcaaagccagagcacgccttctgatgtactggcctgggatgaatgctgacatcaagtcactcattagcaagtgtgccacatgtcagcactttgcctaccggcaaccttcagagccactgttatcgagggaaatcccaacgcggccgtggcagcgaattggtgtcgacctatttgaccatgggggcaagcgttacctggttgcgtactgtgcctactccaactacccagaagtggaacagttgcctcagtcaacaagtcaggtcgtagtggacacactagggaccatgtttgctcgccacggtatacccattgaagtctgtaccgatggaggaccacagttcacatcgcgagagtttagacagtttgcagtaaaatacgattttactcataccatatccagtccacacttccccagggccaatggtctagctgagaaaggggtacaggtcgtaaagcgcctcttgaagaaaagtgagtacgctggcgaggagttctgggttgcactgctcaattatcgaatctcgcccctgatagacggacgcacaccaagtcagctccttatgggacggatgcttcggggacgacttccagacttctcatcggcttcgacatcgtcagtgcggaaacatccacaggatcacggcaaaggcatacctctcacacctctctccgaaggggacgtcgtcagaataagaaacgacaaggggtggtttccgaaagcccgagtagagaaacttgctggccctagatcttacatagtctgtacagatgaaggccggcgttatcgaaggaatcgtcagcatctaaaaaggacgcccgaacacttagacccactggatgacaaggatgtcgcaccgataatcccgtcgcctatacagcatagacaacattcaacatcagatacagcgcccgatttgacaacagcatccgcatcacgaaaggaacgacatccgtcacaacaggcgcctgcatcggatgctctactgaaccagtcagctgcacgtgcaccacccattgcaagtcaaccatcaagggaccccgacgtggtcccgtcccagcataaggtcacttgccaggcacaagaagcagccgactcgagtctcagaagatcaactaggccacgtagagcaccgacgcgctttgccgactacatcacctaaagaaaaaggaggatgtaccaggcgggccaccgcttaataaatcgggatgatcccacctcacctggccaccttgagagagggcgcgcgcgcggcgcggcagccatcaataaacagtcccttgctagctagcgtctcgtgtggttgtgtctttgctgagcgcgtaaagcagaacaatcgtcaagaaaaaagatggatcccttcgactatgcg
Coding sequences within:
- the LOC119168627 gene encoding carbonic anhydrase 1, with translation MSSVNTLFDCVPKCYLAKSMANSTKRIGNKQSPVNIVTKDVTPDPYLRDNPLQWDDTGLLSTSISNTGNTWEVSVKVAEPNLRGGPLQHHYQLDRFHAHWGKTNNTGSEHRVDGKQYAGELHWVHFNADKYKSFVEAASSEEGLAVVAVFLEEGAASPLLRSVVDCIPHIKHKGMKRVLQQPLDVSSPIPTSSSYWTYEGSLTTPPWYENVTWILYKQPTKVSPEQLAAFRTLMSYEEKVDPQKSSDGPIECNVRAPQPLVRRIVREPLKKQDDRGPRSKGQPSSTEYSQLLQENN